A stretch of Castanea sativa cultivar Marrone di Chiusa Pesio chromosome 2, ASM4071231v1 DNA encodes these proteins:
- the LOC142624019 gene encoding uncharacterized protein LOC142624019 isoform X1: MPGKMAVTHADLEPSRRSTDLSSKIGVLLMILTILCGLFCFILCLVSEATRSEVTWVGTNEKGKGEKNECVYSGSGKTPLLCAAAAFVGLAVAMVIEHTYILIAVTNSPPPALVSWDPDSAPAKHLTWQAGFFFVTTWICFAVGEILLLIGLSVESGHLKNWNRPRPNCLILREGLFSAAGVFSLTTVFLAAGLYLTALRAQIISQELENVRREVLEASALYATPPSSPPHGITTIARENPITRENHGQQPLFVFPQAFSKHSNLV; the protein is encoded by the exons ATGCCAGGCAAAATGGCAGTCACACATGCTGACCTTGAACCAAGCCGCCGAAGCACAGACTTGAGTAGCAAAATTGGGGTCCTTCTTATGATCTTAACCATTCTCTGTGGCTTATTTTGCTTCATTCTCTGTCTCGTCTCAGAAGCCACACGTTCTGAG GTTACATGGGTAGGGActaatgaaaaaggaaaaggagagaaaaacgAATGTGTATATAGTGGCAGTGGGAAAACACCATTGTTGTGTGCTGCTGCTGCATTTGTTGGACTAGCAGTTGCCATGGTGATAGAACATACCTACATTCTGATTGCAGTCACTAATTCTCCACCTCCAGCTTTGGTTTCATGGGACCCTGACTCTGCTCCTGCCAAGCATCTAACATGGCAAGCCGGCTTTTTCTTTGTTACAACTTg GATTTGTTTTGCGGTTGGTgagattttgttgttgattgGATTAAGTGTAGAGTCAGGCCATCTCAAAAATTGGAATAGGCCAAGACCAAATTGCCTTATTCTCCGAGAAGGCTTATTCTCTGCAGCTGGAGTTTTTTCATTGACTACAGTCTTCCTCGCTGCTGGTCTATACTTGACAGCATTGCGTGCTCAAATAATATCCCAAGAGCTAGAAAATGTCCGGCGTGAAGTGCTTGAGGCGTCGGCCCTGTACGCAACTCCACCATCCTCACCCCCACATGGCATCACAACCATTGCAAGGGAGAATCCCATTACTAGAGAGAATCATGGTCAGCAACCATTGTTTGTCTTTCCACAGGCTTTTAGCAAGCACTCAAATTTAGTGTGA
- the LOC142624019 gene encoding uncharacterized protein LOC142624019 isoform X2 has translation MPGKMAVTHADLEPSRRSTDLSSKIGVLLMILTILCGLFCFILCLVSEATRSEVTWVGTNEKGKGEKNECVYSGSGKTPLLCAAAAFVGLAVAMVIEHTYILIAVTNSPPPALVSWDPDSAPAKHLTWQAGFFFVTTCVESGHLKNWNRPRPNCLILREGLFSAAGVFSLTTVFLAAGLYLTALRAQIISQELENVRREVLEASALYATPPSSPPHGITTIARENPITRENHGQQPLFVFPQAFSKHSNLV, from the exons ATGCCAGGCAAAATGGCAGTCACACATGCTGACCTTGAACCAAGCCGCCGAAGCACAGACTTGAGTAGCAAAATTGGGGTCCTTCTTATGATCTTAACCATTCTCTGTGGCTTATTTTGCTTCATTCTCTGTCTCGTCTCAGAAGCCACACGTTCTGAG GTTACATGGGTAGGGActaatgaaaaaggaaaaggagagaaaaacgAATGTGTATATAGTGGCAGTGGGAAAACACCATTGTTGTGTGCTGCTGCTGCATTTGTTGGACTAGCAGTTGCCATGGTGATAGAACATACCTACATTCTGATTGCAGTCACTAATTCTCCACCTCCAGCTTTGGTTTCATGGGACCCTGACTCTGCTCCTGCCAAGCATCTAACATGGCAAGCCGGCTTTTTCTTTGTTACAACTTg TGTAGAGTCAGGCCATCTCAAAAATTGGAATAGGCCAAGACCAAATTGCCTTATTCTCCGAGAAGGCTTATTCTCTGCAGCTGGAGTTTTTTCATTGACTACAGTCTTCCTCGCTGCTGGTCTATACTTGACAGCATTGCGTGCTCAAATAATATCCCAAGAGCTAGAAAATGTCCGGCGTGAAGTGCTTGAGGCGTCGGCCCTGTACGCAACTCCACCATCCTCACCCCCACATGGCATCACAACCATTGCAAGGGAGAATCCCATTACTAGAGAGAATCATGGTCAGCAACCATTGTTTGTCTTTCCACAGGCTTTTAGCAAGCACTCAAATTTAGTGTGA
- the LOC142624435 gene encoding importin subunit alpha-2-like — protein sequence MSLRPNERTEVRRNRYKVAVDADEGRRRREDNMVEIRKSKREESLQKKRREGLQATHQQSFSSSLHASATTTTTVEKRLESLPSMVSGVWSTDNNLQLEATTQFRKLLSIERSPPIEEVIQSGVVPRFVEFLVREDFPQLQFEAAWALTNIASGTSENTKVVIDHGAVPIFVKLLGSPSDDVREQAVWALGNVAGDSPRCRDLVLGHGALIPLLGQLNEHAKLSMLRNATWTLSNFCRGKPQPAFDQVKPALPALERLVHSNDEEVLTDACWALSYLSDGTNDKIQAVIEAGVCARLVQLLLHPSPSVLIPALRTVGNIVTGDDIQTQCIINHGALQCLLSLLTHNHKKSIKKEACWTISNITAGNREQIQAVVEAGLIGPLVNLLQNAEFDIKKEAAWAISNATSGGTHEQLRYLVSQGCIKPLCDLLVCPDARIVTVCLEGLENILRVGEAEKSLGNSGEVNLYAQMIDDAEGLEKIENLQSHDNNEIYEKAVKILETYWMEEDDSLPPADGSQPGFGFGGNEVQVPSGGFNFS from the exons ATGTCGCTGAGGCCAAACGAGAGAACCGAGGTCCGCCGTAACCGATACAAGGTGGCGGTGGACGCCGATGAGGGTCGCCGGAGACGCGAGGACAACATGGTGGAGATCCGCAAGAGCAAGCGCGAGGAGAGCTTGCAGAAGAAGCGCCGCGAAGGCCTTCAAGCCACTCACCAGCAATCCTTCTCTTCCTCTCTACACGCctccgccaccaccaccaccaccgtcgAAAAGAGG TTGGAGAGTCTTCCTTCGATGGTTTCTGGGGTTTGGTCTACTGATAACAACTTGCAATTGGAGGCCACTACTCAGTTTCGGAAGCTGCTTtctattg AAAGAAGCCCTCCAATTGAGGAAGTAATTCAATCTGGGGTTGTTCCTAGGTTTGTCGAGTTTCTAGTCAGGGAGGACTTTCCTCAACTTCAG TTTGAGGCTGCTTGGGCACTTACAAACATTGCATCAGGAACTTCGGAGAACACGAAGGTGGTGATTGACCATGGAGCAGTTCCGATCTTTGTTAAGTTACTGGGTTCTCCTAGTGATGATGTTAGGGAGCAG GCTGTGTGGGCATTGGGAAATGTTGCGGGGGATTCACCTAGGTGCCGTGATCTTGTACTTGGTCATGGAGCCTTGATTCCATTGCTGGGGCAGTTGAATGAGCATGCAAAGCTTTCAATGCTGAGAAATGCTACTTGGACTCTGTCTAACTTCTGCAGGGGCAAGCCACAGCCTGCATTCGATCAG GTGAAGCCAGCACTTCCTGCTCTTGAGCGCCTTGTCCATTCAAATGATGAAGAAGTCTTGACAGATGCCTGCTGGGCTCTCTCTTATCTTTCTGATGGTACAAATGACAAAATCCAAGCTGTTATTGAGGCAGGCGTCTGTGCCCGACTTGTTCAGCTCCTCCT ACATCCATCTCCTTCAGTGCTTATTCCTGCTCTTCGCACAGTTGGAAATATTGTGACAGGAGATGATATTCAGACTCAG TGTATAATCAACCATGGTGCACTGCAATGCCTTTTGAGCCTGTTGACCCATAATCATAAAAAGAGCATCAAGAAAGAAGCTTGCTGGACTATCTCAAACATTACAGCTGGAAACAGGGAGCAAATACAG GCTGTGGTTGAAGCTGGTTTAATTGGTCCCTTGGTCAATCTGCTTCAAAATGCTGAGTTTGATATAAAGAAAGAGGCAGCATGGGCAATTTCAAATGCTACTTCTGGTGGTACTCATGAACAACTCAG GTACCTGGTGAGTCAGGGGTGTATAAAACCATTGTGTGATCTTCTTGTTTGCCCTGATGCAAGGATTGTCACTGTTTGTTTAGAAGGGTTGGAAAACATTCTGAGGGTTGGGGAAGCAGAGAAGAGTTTGGGTAACTCTGGAGAGGTTAACTTATATGCACAGATGATAGACGATGCCGAGGGATTGGAGAAGATTGAAAATCTACAGAGTCATGACAACAATGAGATCTATGAAAAGGCAGTCAAGATTCTGGAAACATAttggatggaggaggatgactCATTACCTCCAGCTGATGGTTCCCAGCCGGGCTTCGGCTTTGGGGGCAATGAGGTTCAAGTTCCATCAGGTGGATTCAACTTTAGCTGA